One window of the Eucalyptus grandis isolate ANBG69807.140 chromosome 6, ASM1654582v1, whole genome shotgun sequence genome contains the following:
- the LOC104449127 gene encoding pectate lyase yields the protein MHTKTTTKTQKHLKMSSLCIFALAMLHVVTHTSSARSMMRTPEMAEWNTTRRQLGTGSCRTGNPTDDCWRCDPDWESNRKDLADCAIGFGRNAVGGRDGKIYVVTKSSDDPVNPPPGTLRYGVIQDEPLWIIFDHDMVINLEQELVMNSYKTIDGRGQNIQISNGPCITIQNVSNIIIHNIYIHDCLPAGNALVRNSPQLVGMRGKSDGDGISIYASHDIWIDHCTLASCSDGLIDAVIGSTAMTISNNYMLHHNEVMLMGHSDDYVDDKNMQVTIAFNFFGEGLVQRMPRCRHGYFHIVNNVYAGWEMYAIGGSANPTINSQGNVFIASNSDRTKEVTKRENTAGNSEWKNWNWRSDRDLMLNGAFFTPSGENSASSYLKASSMVARPASLLTTKDPSAGALNCQIGEQC from the exons ATGCACACAAAAACAACCACCAAAACCCAGAAACATCTGAAAATGTCATCCCTCTGTATCTTCGCCTTGGCGATGCTCCATGTTGTGACTCACACATCCTCTGCTCGTTCAATGATGCGAACACCAGAAATGGCCGAGTG GAATACAACTCGGAGGCAGCTCGGGACGGGCTCGTGCCGAACAGGGAATCCTACTGACGATTGTTGGAGGTGCGACCCCGACTGGGAATCAAACCGAAAGGACCTGGCTGACTGCGCCATCGGGTTCGGCCGCAATGCCGTGGGCGGACGAGATGGGAAAATCTACGTTGTGACCAAATCCTCCGACGATCCGGTGAACCCACCGCCAGGCACCCTGAGGTACGGCGTGATTCAGGATGAGCCCCTGTGGATCATCTTCGATCACGATATGGTCATCAATCTCGAGCAAGAGCTCGTGATGAACTCATACAAGACCATAGACGGCAGGGGACAAAACATCCAGATATCGAACGGCCCGTGCATAACCATCCAAAATGTGAGCAACATTATCATACATAACATCTACATTCACGATTGCCTGCCTGCGGGGAATGCTCTAGTGAGGAACTCCCCGCAGCTCGTCGGAATGAGAGGCAAATCGGACGGCGACGGCATATCCATATACGCATCCCATGACATATGGATCGACCATTGTACCTTGGCTAGCTGTAGTGATGGGCTGATAGATGCGGTCATCGGCTCGACAGCGATGACCATCTCGAACAACTACATGTTGCATCACAACGAAGTGATGCTAATGGGTCATAGTGATGACTATGTTGATGACAAAAACATGCAAGTCACCATTGCCTTCAATTTTTTCGGTGAAGGCCTGGTTCAAAGAATGCCAAG GTGCAGGCATGGATACTTTCACATTGTGAACAATGTGTACGCAGGTTGGGAGATGTATGCAATCGGAGGAAGTGCTAATCCGACCATCAACAGCCAAGGAAATGTCTTCATCGCATCAAATAGTGACCGCACCAAAGAG gTGACCAAGCGGGAAAATACAGCTGGAAATTCAGAGTGGAAGAACTGGAATTGGAGATCAGACAGAGATCTGATGTTAAATGGTGCCTTCTTTACACCTTCCGGGGAAAATTCCGCTTCAAGTTACTTGAAGGCATCGAGCATGGTGGCGCGCCCAGCTTCACTGCTGACTACTAAGGATCCAAGTGCCGGTGCTCTGAATTGTCAGATTGGTGAGCAATGCTGA
- the LOC104449129 gene encoding LOW QUALITY PROTEIN: ABC transporter F family member 4 (The sequence of the model RefSeq protein was modified relative to this genomic sequence to represent the inferred CDS: inserted 1 base in 1 codon): MGEEGLANAASESEAVVAPAENGSVPRDSIVMTERKTEESNGVKEKGDDKDEEKVETEKADIGQDLKEGCDKKEHKEEEEPKTEELKEEAPAEKKEKVPEEMKEDEENDEEGTKGVIDGVKNGEGKDEEIKEEKLGEEKEEEAEEEKNDEKKVEESEEKEQEKTESMEEQTVTEKAEQSTEEKGTKKRRRQRTAGGKVEGNKKKELDRTPRTPTVDRPVRERKSVERLVASIERDASKDFQIEKGRGTPLKDIPNVAFKLSRRKTDDTFKLLHNILFGRRGKAFQIKGNISRFSGFVWHDNEEKQRNKVKEKFDKCTKEKLLELCDVLDISVSKTSTRKEDIVTKLIDFLVAPHATTTVLLAEKESGKGQKRKRVVKGTSSASKSSSRRTVKSRRKSEDDSKKERKKPASDTEDDSEEEKEEEQEDEQEQEQEEEQEEEQEEQEEEQEETENGVPEKSDEEMPDQSESEEKEVSDDESEEDTXEKKRIRAKSSAKKETVGKTKRRRSSVSNKSSPPPKATTKKSSSKRTKVDDNSDSSPTVFSRKKNQKVTKKSLTPAKSASKEKPGKKGGRGKDKSKEGIVKPSNVELRNAICEILKEVDFNTATFTDILKQLAEQFDADLTPRKSSIKLMIQEELTKLADEADDEDGEGDAEKDEPAADAPEVKA; the protein is encoded by the exons ATGGGCGAGGAAGGTTTGGCAAATGCAGCTTCTGAATCAGAAGCAGTAGTAGCACCTGCAGAGAACGGAAGTGTACCTCGCGACAGCATTGTAATGACTGAAAGAAAAACTGAGGAAAGTAATGGAGTGAAAGAAAAGGGAGATgataaagatgaagagaaagtgGAGACTGAGAAAGCGGATATAGGCCAGGATTTAAAGGAAGGCTGTGATaagaaagaacataaagaagaggaagaacctAAAACGGAAGAGTTGAAAGAAGAAGCTCCTGctgaaaaaaaggagaaggtacctgaggaaatgaaggaagatgAGGAGAATGATGAGGAGGGGACTAAGGGGGTTATTGATGGGGTAAAAAATGGGGAAGGAAAGgatgaagaaattaaagaggAGAAGCTtggagaagagaaggaagaagaggctgaagaagaaaagaatgatgaaaagaaGGTTGAGGAGAGTGAGGAGAAGGAACAGGAGAAGACCGAGAGTATGGAGGAGCAGACTGTGACAGAGAAGGCTGAGCAAAGTACAGAGGAGAAAGGGACAAAAAAGCGTAGGAGGCAGAGGACTGCTGGGGGGAAAGTTGAAGGAAATAAGAAGAAGGAGCTTGACAGGACCCCTAGGACTCCTACTGTAGATCGTCCCGTACGAGAGAGGAAGTCTGTAGAGCGGTTGGTGGCATCTATTGAGAGAGATGCCTCTAAAGATTTCCAAATAGAAAAG GGCCGTGGAACACCATTGAAGGACATACCCAATG TGGCTTTCAAATTGTCAAGAAGGAAGACAGATGACACCTTTAAGCTGCTGCATAACATCCTGTTTGGGAGGAGAGGGAAG GCATTCCAGATCAAGGGTAATATATCAAGGTTTTCTGGTTTTGTATGGCATGATAATGAG gaaaagcagaggaataAGGTGAAGGAAAAATTTGACAAGTGTACTAAAGAGAAATTGCTCGAATTGTGTGATGTACTTGACATATCAGTCTCAAAGACATCCACTAGGAAG GAAGATATTGTTACGAAGCTGATTGACTTCTTGGTGGCTCCTCATGCCACGACAACTGTGTTACTTGCTGAAAAAGAG TCTGGGAAGGGCCAAAAGCGCAAGAGGGTGGTGAAAGGAACTTCATCTGCATCGAAGAGTTCCTCAAGGCGGACAGTCAAG AGTCGAAGAAAGAGTGAGGATGATtcgaaaaaggaaagaaagaagcctGCTTCTGATACAGAAGATGATtcggaagaagagaaggaagaagagcaagaagatgaacaagaacaagaacaagaagaagaacaagaagaagaacaagaagaacaagaagaagaacaagaagagacTGAAAATGGTGTTCCAGAAAAGTCTGATGAGGAGATGCCAGACCAATCAGAAAGTGAGGAAAAAGAGGTCTCTGATGATGAGTCTGAGGAAGAca gggaaaagaaaagaatccgTGCAAAATCATCTGctaaaaaagaaactgttggAAAAACCAAAAGGAGGAGAAGTTCGGTGTCAAACAAATCAAGTCCACCACCCAAAGCAACAACAAAGAAATCATCATCAAAGCGCACAAAGGTTGATGACAACAGTGACAGTAGTCCTACGGTATTCTCTaggaagaagaaccaaaaagtAACCAAGAAGTCTTTGACACCTGCAAAGTCTGCCTCCAAGGAGAAACCTG GGAAAAAAGGTGGCAGAGGAAAGGACAAATCAAAGGAAGGGATTGTCAAGCCCAGCAATGTTGAGCTTCGAAATgcaatttgtgaaattcttaAGGAAGTTGACTTCAATACG GCCACTTTCACCGATATTCTCAAACAGCTAG CGGAGCAATTCGACGCAGATCTCACCCCGAGAAAGTCATCTATAAAGCTGATGATCCAGGAAGAGCTCACTAAACTTGCCGATGAGGCTGACGACGAGGATGGAGAAGGTGATGCTGAGAAAGACGAACCAGCAGCAGATGCCCCGGAAGTGAAGGCCTGA
- the LOC104449124 gene encoding nudix hydrolase 10 — protein MSFSNVFENGFAHDLLPSTDDQHEGVIVDNLEFTAPMGPEVFGARLRASISEWKRKGKKGVWIKFPLGLVNLVESAIKEGFVYHHAEPSYLMMTYWIPESPCTLPANASHRVRIGAIIFNDKGELLVVQEKSGILRGTGLWKIPTGMVDEDEDIEAAAIREVKEETGIDTEFKEILLFRQSHKAFFDKSELFFLCILRPLSFDVQKQELEIEAAQWLSLEEFAAQPYAQHNDLGECITNLCLARANHDYSQFIPVVAPTRSISDRGLQYVYLNAETLLSGQSF, from the exons ATGTCTTTTTCTAATGTGTTCGAGAATGGGTTCGCTCATGACCTGCTCCCTTCAACAGACGACCAACATGAAGGGGTCATCGTGGATAATCTGGAGTTCACTGCCCCTATGGGGCCTGAGGTCTTTGGTGCCAGGCTTAGAGCCTCAATCTCAGAATGGAAGAGAAAG GGAAAGAAGGGTGTGTGGATTAAATTTCCCCTTGGACTCGTGAATCTTGTAGAAAGTGCCATAAAG GAGGGCTTTGTATACCACCATGCTGAGCCAAGTTACCTCATGATGACATACTGGATTCCTGAAAGTCCTTGCACGCTGCCTGCAAATGCTTCACACCGAGTACGTATTGGGGCGATCATCTTTAACGACAAAGGAGAG CTACTTGTAGTTCAGGAAAAGAGCGGCATTCTACGAGGAACAGGGCTGTGGAAAATCCCCACTGGAATGGTTGATGAG GACGAAGACATAGAAGCAGCAGCTATTAGAGAAGTGAAGGAAGAGACCGGA ATTGATACGGAGTTCAAAGAGATTCTATTGTTCAG GCAATCACACAAAGCATTCTTTGACAAGTCGGAGTTATTTTTCTTATGCATTTTGCGGCCGCTGTCCTTTgatgttcagaaacaagaactGGAGATTGAGGCCGCTCAG TGGTTGTCATTGGAAGAATTTGCTGCTCAGCCTTATGCCCAACATAATGACCTAGGCGAGTGCATTACCAATTTGTGCTTGGCGAGAGCAAACCACGATTATTCCCAATTCATCCCCGTGGTTGCACCTACAAGGTCGATTTCCGACAGGGGATTACAATACGTCTATCTGAATGCCGAGACCTTACTGAGCGGACAGAGCTTTTAG
- the LOC104449125 gene encoding fasciclin-like arabinogalactan protein 1 → MQVRRTPPHLLAALLLLLVAAATSLARAHNITSLLAGHPDFSTFNHYLSATHLAAEINSRTTITVLAVSNAAMNDLLAEHPTTTTLKNILSLHVLLDYFGSKKLHQLTDGSALAATLFQSTGSAPGSSGFVNITDLKGGKVGFAPEEGGSSDAGAYFVKSLEELAYNISVIEISKVLPSAIAAAPAPEPSQVNVTDVMAAHGCKEFADALLNSSDALKTYEDNVVGGLTAFCPLDDPFKAFRLKFDNLSAADRASFLEFFATPVYMSMSMLRSNNGLMNTLATDGSRKFDFTVQNDGQDVTLKTKVNTAKITGTLLDEQPLVIYTLDKVLLPQELFKAAVSPAPAPAPTPEKAAESPKAAAKHKSPPAPPTSAASDAPADSPDGTVADQKSNANARICCGRFGFMALSLLLVVLAL, encoded by the exons ATGCAGGTCCGCCGTACTCCGCCGCACCTCCTGGcggcgctcctcctcctcctggtAGCCGCCGCCACGTCCCTGGCGCGTGCCCACAACATCACGAGCCTCCTCGCTGGCCACCCGGACTTCTCCACCTTCAACCACTACCTCAGCGCCACCCACCTCGCGGCCGAGATCAACAGCCGCACCACCATCACCGTCCTCGCCGTCTCCAACGCCGCCATGAATGACCTCCTCGCGGAgcaccccaccaccaccaccctcAAGAACATCCTCTCCCTCCACGTCCTCCTCGACTACTTCGGCTCCAAGAAGCTCCACCAGCTCACCGACGGCTCCGCCCTCGCCGCCACCCTCTTCCAGTCCACCGGCTCCGCTCCGGGATCCTCCGGCTTCGTCAACATCACCGACCTCAAGGGCGGGAAGGTGGGATTCGCCCCGGAGGAGGGCGGCAGCAGCGACGCCGGGGCCTACTTCGTGAAGTCCCTGGAGGAGCTGGCCTACAACATATCGGTGATCGAGATCAGCAAGGTGCTGCCCTCGGCCATCGCGGCGGCGCCGGCTCCGGAGCCGAGCCAGGTGAATGTGACGGACGTGATGGCGGCGCACGGCTGCAAGGAGTTCGCCGACGCGCTGTTGAATAGCTCTGACGCCTTGAAGACTTATGAG GACAATGTCGTCGGAGGATTAACGGCATTTTGCCCGCTCGACGACCCCTTCAAAGCATTCCGACTGAAATTCGACAACCTCTCCGCAGCCGACAGGGCCTCATTCCTGGAGTTCTTTGCGACCCCTGTGTACATGTCGATGTCCATGCTCAGGTCGAACAATGGGTTGATGAACACGCTGGCGACCGATGGGTCGAGGAAGTTCGACTTCACGGTGCAGAACGACGGTCAAGATGTGACCCTGAAGACCAAGGTCAACACAGCGAAGATCACAGGCACATTGCTTGATGAGCAGCCATTGGTGATCTACACCCTCGACAAGGTCCTGCTCCCCCAGGAGCTGTTCAAGGCGGCAGTATCGCCTGCACCAGCACCGGCTCCGACACCGGAGAAGGCGGCTGAGTCGCCAAAGGCTGCGGCGAAGCACAAGTCCCCACCGGCCCCACCAACGTCGGCAGCATCAGATGCGCCGGCTGATTCACCAGACGGTACTGTGGCCGACCAGAAGAGTAATGCAAATGCTAGGATTTGCTGTGGGAGATTTGGCTTCATGGCACTGAGTTTGTTGCTTGTGGTTTTGGCATTGTAA
- the LOC104449128 gene encoding nuclear transcription factor Y subunit B-2: MPHDPTDPTRSLLPEPLSLSLSLSLSLYSLRRRRIISPAFVSDGDVDQPRVPSCAPSARRDRVYFESCEGVRRLTIDEEECCSSIAAQAVIRIPQTEFHHRRLDCSCKRYLCQSVGRFGRWLFGGRRTAVSGGARAVIGTGVMVDSDNESPPGGGHGSGGNGGGGELWSPREQDRFLPIANVSRIMKKALPANAKISKDAKETVQECVSEFISFVTGEASDKCQREKRKTINGDDLLWAMTTLGFEEYVEPLKVYLQRFRELEGEKTAGVREKDGGAYDSESSGGGGGGGGAYGMMPVGQGQHQGHVYGYGGFHQIGERGGGVGGGLSGVGPGSILNRPK, translated from the coding sequence ATGCCCCACGATCCAACGGACCCAACTCGCTCTCTCCTCCcagaacctctctctctctctctctctctctctctctctctctattccctTCGCCGGAGACGGATAATCTCGCCGGCGTTCGTCTCCGACGGAGACGTCGATCAGCCTCGGGTTCCGAGCTGTGCGCCTTCCGCTCGCCGTGATCGAGTCTACTTCGAGTCCTGCGAAGGCGTTCGCCGTCTGACTATCGACGAAGAAGAATGCTGTTCCTCTATAGCAGCTCAGGCGGTCATCCGAATTCCGCAAACTGAATTTCACCATCGAAGGCTTGATTGCTCGTGCAAGCGTTATCTCTGCCAATCGGTCGGCCGCTTCGGTCGGTGGCTTTTCGGCGGCCGGCGAACGGCAGTCTCCGGTGGAGCTCGCGCGGTAATCGGAACCGGCGTCATGGTGGATTCGGACAACGAGTCGCCGCCGGGGGGAGGCCATGGATCGGGAGGGAACGGGGGCGGGGGCGAACTCTGGTCGCCGCGGGAGCAGGACAGGTTCCTCCCCATCGCGAACGTGAGCAGGATCATGAAGAAGGCGCTGCCGGCGAACGCGAAGATCTCCAAGGACGCGAAGGAGACGGTGCAGGAGTGCGTGTCGGAGTTCATAAGCTTCGTGACGGGGGAGGCGTCGGACAAGTGCCAGAGGGAGAAGCGGAAGACGATCAACGGCGACGACCTGCTGTGGGCGATGACCACGCTGGGGTTCGAGGAGTACGTGGAGCCGCTCAAGGTGTATCTGCAGAGGTTCAGGGAGTTGGAAGGCGAGAAGACGGCGGGGGTGCGAGAGAAGGACGGCGGAGCCTACGACAGTGAGagtagcggcggcggcggcggcggcggcggagcgtACGGGATGATGCCCGTGGGCCAGGGTCAGCACCAGGGACACGTGTACGGCTATGGTGGGTTTCATCAGATTGGCGAGAGAGGAGGGGGAGTTGGTGGGGGGCTTAGTGGAGTTGGTCCTGGATCTATTTTAAATAGACCTAAgtaa